A window from Macaca thibetana thibetana isolate TM-01 chromosome 7, ASM2454274v1, whole genome shotgun sequence encodes these proteins:
- the LOC126958709 gene encoding LOW QUALITY PROTEIN: NADH dehydrogenase [ubiquinone] 1 alpha subcomplex assembly factor 4-like (The sequence of the model RefSeq protein was modified relative to this genomic sequence to represent the inferred CDS: inserted 1 base in 1 codon; substituted 1 base at 1 genomic stop codon), producing the protein MGAAVTRGIGISREPIEREVGNKKLSPAPRHPSTYSLMSERIRVYQEMKGEIARKHDKLLSFLKYVYVDSKDPVSSVQVETTETRQEPKEFRLPKGHHFDMINIKSIPKGKISIVETLTLXHKLYPETXTAEKRVQEYNLEQKDVNSLLKYFVTFEVKIFPPEDKKAIKSK; encoded by the exons ATGGGGGCTGCGGTGACTCGCGGTATAGGAATTTCAAGAGAACCGATCGAACGGGAAGTCGGCAACAAGAAGCTCTCTCCCGCTCCCAGGCACCCCTCTACCTACAGCCTCATGTCAGAGCGGATTAGAGTCTATCAAGAAATGAAGGGAGAGATTGCTCGTAAACATGACAAGCTGCTGtcatttctaaaatatgtgtatgttGATTCCAAAGATCCTGTGTCTTCCGTGCAGGTGGAAACTACTGAAACACGTCAGGAGCCAAAGGAATTCAGATTGCCGAAAGGCCATCACTTTGATATGATAAAtattaagagcattcccaaaggCAAAATTTCCATTGTAGAAACATTGACAC TTCATAAACTTTATCCAGAAACATGAACTGCTGAGAAAAGAGTGCAAGAATATAATTTAGAACAGAAAGATGTGAATTcccttcttaaatattttgttacttttgaAGTCAAAATCTTCCCTCCTGAAGACAAGAAagcaataaaatcaaaatga